The following are encoded in a window of Syngnathus scovelli strain Florida chromosome 4, RoL_Ssco_1.2, whole genome shotgun sequence genomic DNA:
- the ampd3a gene encoding AMP deaminase 3, with translation MPRQFPKVTLSEADEENQLLAEKVYASALKEEDNKDALSIFTVPEDCPIGLQQAKEHELLKELAELQSEESTKRRKSLKMIRSQSMSMQISGNLDWTWPRAPTPYLSPSSSSLCSSITEYCPDYQRVTISGDYCAGITVEDYEQAAKSLLKALLIREKYSKLAYHRFCRTTAQFLRRAENVRWSEEEDVQPDMCPCPTENEDPYSMENIPENLTYELRLVDGIVHVYDSAEDLQEKRPHDLPYPDLETFAIDLSHVLAMIADGPTKTYCHRRLNFLSSKFHLHEMLNEMAELKELKSVPHRDFYNVRKVDTHIHAAACMSQKHLLTFIQKTYNTDSDRVVMESAGQELTLEQVFHNLNMDPYDLTVDSLDVHAGRHTFHRFDKFNSKYNPVGASELREIFLKTDNHLNGEYFAHIIKEVAHDLEESKYQHAEPRLSIYGRAPEEWHNLAKWFILHKVYSPNMRWMIQVPRIYDIFKAKKLVPNFAKMLENVFVPLFEATIHPQSHKELHVFLKYVSGFDSVDDESKHSDHMFSFRSPKPEDWTGDDNPPYSYYLFHMYANIMVLNNLRRERGLSTFQFRPHCGEAGSITHLVSAFLTADNISHGLNLKKSPVLQYLYYLAQVPIAMSPLSNNSLFLEYSKNPLREFLHKGLCVSLSTDDPMQFHYTKEPLMEEYAIAAQLWKLSTCDVCEIARNSVLQCGLSDQDKKHFLGVNYLKDGPEGNDIRRTNVAQIRMAYRHETLCNELSFLVDAVKE, from the exons ATGCCTCGCCAATTCCCCAAGGTAACTCTGAGTGAGGCTGATGAGGAGAACCAACTGCTGGCGGAAAAGGTGTATGCATCGGCCCTGAAAGAAGAGGACAATAAAGATGCATTATCCATTTTCACGGTTCCAGAGGACTGCCCCATTGGCCTCCAGCAAGCCAAAGAGCACGAACTGCTTAAGGAGCTGGCGGAACTGCAGTCTGAGGAGAGCACCAAAAG GCGCAAAAGCTTGAAGATGATTCGTTCCCAGTCCATGTCCATGCAGATCTCAGGGAATCTGGACTGGACATGGCCAAGGGCTCCTACGCCATACCTGTCTCCAAGCTCCAGCTCGCTGTGCTCATCTATCACTGAATATTGCCCTGATTACCAAAGGGTTACGATAAGTGGTGATTACTGTGCAGGA ATTACAGTGGAAGACTATGAACAGGCTGCCAAAAGTCTTCTTAAGGCTCTGCTGATTCGTGAGAAATATTCCAAACTGGCCTACCACAGATTCTGCAGAACCACAGCGCAGTTCCTTCGCAGGGCTGAAAATGTCAGATGGAGTGAAGAGGAGGACGTTCAACCAG ATATGTGTCCATGTCCAACGGAGAATGAGGACCCGTACAGTATGGAAAACATCCCGGAGAACCTGACCTATGAACTACGACTGGTGGATGGAATAGTGCACGTGTATGATAGCGCTGAGGATCTCCAAGAGAAGCGTCCGCATGACCTTCCTTATCCAGACCTGGAGACTTTTGCGATTGATCTTAGTCATGTACTGGCAATGATTGCAGATGGACCCAC AAAAACCTACTGCCACAGACGACTCAATTTCTTGAGCTCCAAGTTCCACCTCCATGAAATGCTCAATGAGATGGCTGAGCTCAAGGAACTAAAAAGTGTTCCACACCGAGATTTCTACAACGTGAGAAAG GTGGATACACACATTCATGCAGCAGCGTGCATGTCTCAGAAGCACCTTCTTACGTTCATTCAGAAAACATACAACACCGATTCGGACCGCGTGGTCATGGAATCCGCTGGGCAGGAATTGACTCTTGAGCAGGTGTTCCACAACCTCAACATGGACCCCTATGACCTTACTGTGGACTCGCTAGACGTACATGCT GGAAGGCATACGTTCCATCGCTTTGATAAATTCAATTCAAAGTATAATCCCGTTGGAGCCAGTGAACTCAGAGAAATATTTCTCAAAACAGACAACCATCTCAATGGCGAGTATTTCGCTCACATAATAAAG GAAGTGGCCCACGACTTGGAGGAGAGTAAATATCAGCACGCAGAGCCACGCTTGTCCATCTACGGACGCGCCCCAGAGGAGTGGCACAACCTGGCTAAGTGGTTCATTCTGCACAAAGTATACTCTCCAAATATGAGGTGGATGATTCAAGTGCCAAGAATATA TGACATTTTCAAGGCGAAGAAGTTGGTGCCTAATTTTGCCAAGATGCTGGAGAATGTTTTTGTTCCCCTCTTTGAGGCAACCATTCACCCGCAAAGTCATAAAGAACTTCATGTTTTCCTCAAATAT GTATCAGGCTTTGACAGCGTTGACGACGAGTCCAAACATAGCGATCACATGTTCTCATTTCGGAGCCCAAAGCCAGAAGACTGGACCGGAGATGACAACCCTCCGTACAGCTACTACCTCTTCCACATGTATGCAAACATCATGGTGCTCAACAATCTCAGAAG GGAACGTGGGCTGAGCACCTTCCAGTTTCGCCCTCATTGCGGAGAAGCGGGCTCCATCACTCATCTGGTATCCGCATTCCTCACAGCCGACAACATCTCACATGGGCTCAATTTGAAGAAG AGCCCCGTGCTTCAGTATTTGTATTACTTGGCCCAAGTACCTATTGCAATGTCCCCATTGAGCAACAACAGCCTATTCTTGGAATATTCCAAAAACCCTCTGCGAGAGTTCCTACACAAAGGCCTCTGCGTGTCCTTGTCTACAGATGACCCAATGCAGTTCCACTACACAAAG GAGCCACTGATGGAGGAATACGCTAttgcagctcagctgtggaagcTCAGCACGTGTGATGTGTGTGAAATAGCGAGAAACAGCGTGCTGCAATGTGGACTTTCTGACCag GACAAGAAGCACTTTTTGGGGGTGAACTACCTGAAAGACGGACCCGAGGGAAATGACATTCGCCGCACCAATGTGGCTCAGATCCGCATGGCCTACCGACATGAAACTTTGTGCAATGAACTCAGTTTCCTTGTAGACGCTGTCAAGGAATGA
- the lyve1a gene encoding lymphatic vessel endothelial hyaluronic acid receptor 1a isoform X1 gives MKSLFLSLTVALFATAVFSQQNITINLRVFPAKSIAGVVQLSLINDQNETEYAFNVTEARDICTNLGFSFATKDQVNEALNRGLETCRFGWIDEHYAVIPRIKALKNCGQNKVGLLPWRAALDKKFDVFCFIQSEYTDQDPINATPSVFNIDLSLTSDLSVLESLDVSQLARLASNEQSSGKGKVVLISSVCVVLLVAIAVFAYMKVKRRSQRADVIQECGDVIEIAS, from the exons ATGAAGAGCCTTTTCCTTTCTCTCACTGTGGCGCTGTTTGCCACGGCAGTCTTCTCTCAGCAGAATATCACAATCAACCTGCGAG TGTTCCCAGCAAAGAGCATCGCCGGAGTGGTCCAGCTAAGCCTTATCAATGACCAAAACGAGACAGAATACGCCttcaatgtcactgaagcgcgaGACATCTGCACTAATCTTGGATTCAGCTTTGCCACCAAAGACCAAGTCAACGAAGCCCTCAACAGGGGTTTAGAAACTTGCAG GTTTGGCTGGATTGATGAGCATTATGCAGTCATCCCTCGTATCAAGGCACTTAAGAACTGCGGCCAAAACAAAGTTGGCTTGCTCCCATGGAGAGCTGCACTGGACAAAAAGTTTGATGTGTTTTGCTTTATCCAATCAG AATACACAGATCAAGATCCCATCAACGCTACCCCCTCCGTCTTCAATATCGACCTTTCTTTGACCTCCGACCTGTCTGTGCTGGAGAGCCTGGACGTGTCGCAGTTGGCCCGTTTAGCCAGCAATGAACAGAGCTCCGGGAAAG GAAAAGTGGTGCTCATCTCCTCAGTGTGTGTTGTTCTCCTCGTTGCAATCGCTGTCTTTGCATACATGAAAGT GAAGAGGCGATCCCAGAGAGCTGACGTGATTCAAGAGTGTGGAGACGTCATCGAGATTGCAAGTTAA
- the lyve1a gene encoding lymphatic vessel endothelial hyaluronic acid receptor 1a isoform X2 — protein sequence MKSLFLSLTVALFATAVFSQQNITINLRVFPAKSIAGVVQLSLINDQNETEYAFNVTEARDICTNLGFSFATKDQVNEALNRGLETCRFGWIDEHYAVIPRIKALKNCGQNKVGLLPWRAALDKKFDVFCFIQSEYTDQDPINATPSVFNIDLSLTSDLSVLESLDVSQLARLASNEQSSGKGKVVLISSVCVVLLVAIAVFAYMKV from the exons ATGAAGAGCCTTTTCCTTTCTCTCACTGTGGCGCTGTTTGCCACGGCAGTCTTCTCTCAGCAGAATATCACAATCAACCTGCGAG TGTTCCCAGCAAAGAGCATCGCCGGAGTGGTCCAGCTAAGCCTTATCAATGACCAAAACGAGACAGAATACGCCttcaatgtcactgaagcgcgaGACATCTGCACTAATCTTGGATTCAGCTTTGCCACCAAAGACCAAGTCAACGAAGCCCTCAACAGGGGTTTAGAAACTTGCAG GTTTGGCTGGATTGATGAGCATTATGCAGTCATCCCTCGTATCAAGGCACTTAAGAACTGCGGCCAAAACAAAGTTGGCTTGCTCCCATGGAGAGCTGCACTGGACAAAAAGTTTGATGTGTTTTGCTTTATCCAATCAG AATACACAGATCAAGATCCCATCAACGCTACCCCCTCCGTCTTCAATATCGACCTTTCTTTGACCTCCGACCTGTCTGTGCTGGAGAGCCTGGACGTGTCGCAGTTGGCCCGTTTAGCCAGCAATGAACAGAGCTCCGGGAAAG GAAAAGTGGTGCTCATCTCCTCAGTGTGTGTTGTTCTCCTCGTTGCAATCGCTGTCTTTGCATACATGAAAGTGTAA